One window of the Pseudomonas knackmussii B13 genome contains the following:
- a CDS encoding 3-hydroxyacyl-CoA dehydrogenase — MHIQDKVFLITGGGSGLGAATAKTLVEAGARVLLADVNVEAGAARVAELGEANARFVRTDVTSEADGRAAVEAALERFGALHGLANCAGIAPAEKVLGRNGPHALESFSRAININLIGSFNMLRLASEAMARNEPDAGGERGVIVNTASVAAFDGQIGQAAYAASKAGVVGMTLPIARELARHGIRVMTIAPGIFETPMMAGMPQEVRDSLGAAVPFPPRLGRPDEFAALVRHIIENSMLNGEVIRLDGAIRMAAK; from the coding sequence ATGCACATCCAGGACAAGGTTTTCCTCATCACCGGCGGCGGTTCCGGGCTCGGCGCGGCCACCGCGAAGACCCTGGTGGAGGCGGGCGCCCGTGTGCTGCTGGCTGACGTGAACGTCGAAGCCGGTGCCGCCCGCGTTGCCGAACTGGGTGAGGCCAACGCGCGCTTCGTGCGTACCGACGTGACCAGCGAAGCCGACGGCCGCGCCGCCGTCGAAGCCGCGCTGGAGCGCTTCGGCGCGCTGCACGGGCTGGCCAACTGCGCCGGCATCGCGCCGGCCGAGAAGGTCCTCGGGCGCAATGGTCCGCACGCTCTGGAGAGCTTCTCCCGGGCCATCAACATCAACCTGATCGGCAGCTTCAACATGCTGCGCCTGGCCTCCGAGGCCATGGCGCGCAACGAGCCCGACGCCGGCGGCGAACGCGGCGTCATCGTCAACACCGCTTCGGTGGCGGCTTTCGACGGGCAGATCGGCCAGGCCGCCTATGCCGCCTCCAAGGCCGGTGTGGTCGGCATGACCCTGCCCATCGCCCGCGAGCTGGCGCGCCACGGCATCCGCGTGATGACCATCGCCCCCGGCATCTTCGAGACGCCGATGATGGCCGGCATGCCGCAGGAAGTCCGCGACTCCCTCGGCGCTGCCGTGCCGTTCCCGCCGCGCCTGGGCCGCCCGGACGAATTCGCCGCGCTGGTGCGGCACATCATCGAGAACAGCATGCTCAACGGCGAGGTGATCCGCCTCGACGGCGCCATTCGCATGGCCGCGAAGTAA